The Desulfobacterales bacterium genome has a window encoding:
- a CDS encoding NAD-dependent epimerase, protein MKFTFKNVLVTGTAGFIGFHLSQRLLKDGYHVIGMDNLNPYYDVNLKKDRLNLLTPHQNFSFHRIDLADKNSLEGLFRQEPFDVVVNLAAQAGVRYSLTHPNAYSESNLTGFINLLECCRHNRIQHLLFASSSSVYGANTGMPFSVHHNVDHPISIYAATKKANELMAHSYSHLFGLPCTGLRFFTVYGPWGRPDMALFLFTRAILEGRPIQVFNHGNMQRDFTYIDDIVEGVVRIMARLPQPDPDWNGDRPDPGSSYAPYKIYNIGNNNPVRLTDFISAIEKKLGKKAEKKFLDMQPGDVPATYADIDDLVDAVDFKPDTSLEAGISAFVSWYQAYYGHDRKEN, encoded by the coding sequence ATGAAATTTACATTCAAAAATGTACTTGTCACCGGCACCGCCGGTTTTATCGGTTTTCACCTTTCCCAGCGACTGCTGAAGGACGGTTATCACGTCATCGGCATGGACAACCTGAACCCCTACTACGATGTCAATCTCAAGAAAGACCGGCTCAACCTGCTGACCCCCCATCAAAACTTTTCCTTTCACCGGATCGACCTTGCCGATAAAAACAGCCTGGAAGGTTTGTTTAGACAGGAGCCGTTTGATGTGGTCGTCAACCTGGCCGCACAAGCCGGGGTCAGATATTCCCTGACCCATCCGAATGCCTATTCGGAATCCAACCTGACGGGATTCATCAACCTGCTGGAGTGCTGTCGTCACAACCGCATTCAACATCTGCTGTTTGCATCATCCAGTTCGGTTTACGGGGCCAATACCGGAATGCCGTTTTCCGTGCATCACAATGTGGATCATCCCATATCCATCTACGCCGCAACCAAAAAGGCCAACGAGCTCATGGCCCACAGTTACAGCCATCTGTTCGGGCTGCCCTGCACCGGTCTCAGATTTTTCACCGTTTATGGCCCCTGGGGACGGCCGGACATGGCCCTGTTTCTCTTTACCCGCGCGATTTTAGAGGGCAGGCCCATTCAGGTTTTTAATCACGGCAACATGCAGCGGGACTTTACCTATATCGACGATATTGTCGAAGGGGTCGTCCGGATAATGGCCCGATTGCCCCAGCCCGATCCCGACTGGAATGGCGACCGCCCGGACCCGGGCAGCTCTTATGCCCCCTACAAGATTTATAATATCGGCAACAACAACCCGGTCCGGCTGACCGATTTTATCAGCGCCATTGAAAAAAAACTCGGCAAAAAAGCTGAAAAGAAGTTTCTGGACATGCAGCCGGGCGATGTGCCGGCAACTTATGCCGATATTGATGATTTGGTCGACGCGGTGGATTTTAAACCCGACACTTCGCTTGAAGCCGGCATCAGCGCATTCGTCTCCTGGTATCAGGCGTATTATGGACATGACAGAAAGGAAAACTAA
- a CDS encoding antibiotic biosynthesis monooxygenase: protein MAVKVLIKRKFKKADVVEISKAIREARLGAMEQEGYISSETMWDQDHPNRVVVASLWQSLESWNNWRNSPQRKSLEQKYKDTLDGPMEYEFYILGIYPH, encoded by the coding sequence ATGGCAGTCAAGGTTTTAATTAAAAGAAAATTTAAAAAAGCCGATGTGGTCGAAATTTCCAAAGCCATTCGTGAAGCGCGTCTTGGGGCCATGGAACAGGAGGGGTATATTTCCTCTGAAACCATGTGGGACCAAGATCATCCCAATAGGGTTGTGGTTGCCTCCCTGTGGCAATCCCTGGAAAGCTGGAACAACTGGAGAAACAGCCCGCAAAGAAAATCACTGGAGCAAAAATATAAGGATACGCTCGACGGCCCCATGGAATATGAATTCTATATATTAGGGATCTATCCGCATTAA
- a CDS encoding UDP-glucose/GDP-mannose dehydrogenase family protein, whose amino-acid sequence MKLAIMGTGYVGIVTGTGLANLGNDIICVDVDAEKIDRLAGGSLTIYEPGLEEIFRRHLKGGRLKFTTDTASAIQKSDLVFICVGTPSNHLQEADLTGVREVAAAIGRHMNAYKVIVNKSTVPVGTADLVREIVRENQTEKIPFDVVSNPEFLREGVAVKDFENPDRIIFGTDSDKAREIMSSLYRSVARTDRPIMVTDIRSAEIIKYASNAMLATRISFMNQLSLLCEKTGADIKAVSRGLGLDSRIGPRFLYAGLGFGGSCLPKDVKALIATLKQHGCDADLFEAVHQINERQKTVVVEKLKSVLDISGSRVAVWGLSFKPKTDDIRDAPSLKIIAELQRLGASIHAFDPIAIPNAKKVLKDVRFFDDPYETVRDCDALILVTEWDEFRNLDMQTIKDLLKKPIVVDGRNIYDPVEMKKLGFTYLSIGRRC is encoded by the coding sequence ATGAAACTGGCAATCATGGGAACCGGTTATGTCGGTATCGTTACCGGCACCGGACTGGCGAACCTGGGTAACGATATCATCTGCGTAGACGTCGACGCTGAAAAAATTGACCGCCTGGCCGGCGGCAGTCTGACCATCTACGAACCCGGACTGGAGGAAATCTTTAGGAGACACCTCAAGGGCGGCCGCCTTAAATTCACCACCGATACCGCTTCGGCCATTCAGAAATCGGATCTCGTTTTTATTTGTGTGGGCACCCCCAGCAATCATCTGCAGGAGGCGGACCTGACCGGCGTCAGAGAAGTTGCCGCAGCCATCGGCCGCCACATGAACGCTTATAAAGTGATTGTCAACAAAAGCACGGTTCCGGTAGGAACCGCCGACCTTGTCCGCGAGATTGTCAGAGAGAACCAGACTGAAAAAATCCCGTTTGACGTGGTTTCCAACCCGGAATTTCTGAGGGAGGGCGTAGCGGTCAAGGACTTTGAAAACCCGGACCGGATCATCTTCGGAACCGACAGCGACAAGGCCCGGGAAATCATGTCCTCACTTTACCGTTCGGTCGCCCGGACCGACCGCCCCATAATGGTTACCGATATCCGCAGCGCTGAAATCATCAAATATGCCAGCAACGCCATGCTGGCGACCCGCATCAGCTTTATGAATCAGCTTTCCCTTCTGTGTGAAAAAACCGGAGCGGACATCAAAGCCGTATCCCGGGGACTGGGTCTAGACAGCCGCATCGGCCCGAGATTCCTTTATGCCGGTCTGGGTTTCGGCGGCAGCTGTCTGCCCAAGGACGTCAAAGCGCTCATTGCCACCCTGAAGCAGCACGGCTGCGATGCCGATTTGTTTGAAGCGGTCCACCAAATCAATGAACGCCAGAAAACCGTGGTGGTGGAAAAGCTCAAATCCGTACTGGACATCAGCGGCAGCCGTGTGGCCGTCTGGGGTCTTTCCTTTAAGCCCAAAACAGACGATATCCGTGATGCCCCCTCATTGAAAATCATTGCAGAGTTGCAGCGCCTGGGAGCTTCCATCCATGCCTTTGACCCCATCGCAATCCCCAATGCCAAAAAGGTCTTAAAAGATGTCCGTTTTTTTGATGATCCCTATGAAACCGTTCGGGACTGTGACGCCCTGATTCTCGTCACCGAATGGGATGAGTTCCGGAATCTGGATATGCAGACCATTAAGGACCTTTTAAAAAAGCCGATTGTTGTCGACGGACGCAATATTTACGATCCCGTGGAAATGAAAAAGTTGGGGTTTACTTACCTGAGCATCGGCAGGCGCTGTTGA
- a CDS encoding DUF502 domain-containing protein, whose protein sequence is MNKFFKTSLIGGIAVILPITILFLIFKWIFNFFLRIIQPLTSLVVARSHFQELAADVIVLGIILSTCFIVGAVVKTKIGRFIHEHIDMRLSKLIPGYHTIKLTVTQFFDRDSTPFSSVALVRAFNDESLMTAFITDTHPDGSYTVFVPCGPNPTTGYILHMKKEYVHPVPISVEEALRSVISCGAGSKPILAAFHRKIKDDIIN, encoded by the coding sequence ATGAATAAATTTTTTAAAACTTCTTTAATCGGCGGAATTGCCGTTATTCTGCCCATCACCATTTTATTTCTGATTTTCAAGTGGATCTTTAATTTCTTTCTTCGGATTATTCAACCCCTTACCAGTCTCGTGGTTGCCAGATCCCATTTTCAGGAACTTGCCGCAGACGTGATTGTATTGGGCATTATACTATCCACCTGTTTCATTGTCGGTGCCGTCGTTAAAACAAAAATAGGGCGCTTTATTCATGAGCATATAGACATGCGTCTTTCAAAGCTTATACCCGGCTACCACACAATCAAGCTGACGGTCACCCAGTTTTTCGATAGAGATTCGACCCCTTTTTCCTCGGTGGCGCTGGTTCGGGCTTTTAATGATGAAAGCCTCATGACTGCCTTTATCACCGACACCCACCCGGACGGCAGCTACACCGTGTTTGTTCCGTGCGGCCCCAATCCGACGACCGGCTATATTCTGCATATGAAGAAGGAATATGTTCACCCGGTGCCGATATCGGTGGAAGAGGCTCTCAGATCCGTCATCAGCTGCGGGGCGGGATCAAAACCGATTCTGGCGGCTTTTCACAGAAAAATTAAAGACGACATAATCAATTAA
- a CDS encoding SDR family oxidoreductase, whose protein sequence is MNLNFKNTLVTGGAGFIGSHLVEALVDAGCSVTVIDNLSTGRLSNLAAVRDRITFYQGDFRDPGLLKQAVTGCDVLFHLAAIVSVPWTVENPVDSAAVNEMGTLQVLETARRHHVRRFIGASSCAVYGDGARNPKQENMPPNPLSPYAIQKLVGEQYSRLYSELYGMETLFLRYFNVYGPRQDPSSPYSGVISIFIDRAIADESPVIYGDGLQYRDFVYVKDVVQANLLAAAAKTAGGHVFNIGTGEFIRIRELWQIIGTLAETSSQPVFRPQRPGEILESVADIDRARCELGFKPAHSLKKGLQITLEWYRRQKR, encoded by the coding sequence ATGAATCTTAATTTCAAAAACACACTGGTTACCGGCGGAGCCGGATTTATCGGATCGCACCTGGTGGAAGCGTTGGTGGATGCAGGCTGCAGCGTAACGGTTATTGACAACCTTTCAACCGGCCGTTTATCCAACCTCGCGGCCGTCCGGGACCGGATTACATTTTACCAGGGGGACTTCCGTGATCCCGGACTTTTAAAACAGGCTGTTACCGGCTGCGACGTTCTCTTTCATCTGGCGGCAATCGTTTCGGTTCCATGGACGGTGGAAAACCCCGTTGATTCCGCGGCAGTCAATGAAATGGGAACCCTGCAGGTCTTGGAAACCGCCCGCCGACACCACGTCCGGCGCTTTATCGGCGCCAGTTCCTGTGCGGTTTACGGCGACGGCGCCCGCAACCCCAAACAGGAAAACATGCCCCCCAATCCCCTGAGCCCTTACGCAATCCAGAAGCTTGTGGGCGAGCAGTATAGCAGGCTTTACAGTGAACTGTACGGCATGGAAACCCTGTTTCTGCGCTATTTTAACGTCTATGGCCCGCGCCAGGACCCGTCGTCTCCCTATTCCGGCGTCATTTCCATATTTATAGACCGGGCCATCGCAGATGAGTCGCCGGTCATCTATGGCGACGGCCTGCAGTATCGCGACTTTGTCTATGTAAAGGATGTGGTTCAGGCAAACCTGCTGGCAGCCGCCGCTAAAACGGCCGGCGGTCATGTGTTCAACATCGGAACCGGAGAATTTATCCGTATCCGAGAACTGTGGCAGATCATTGGCACGCTGGCCGAAACATCATCCCAACCGGTTTTTAGACCGCAACGGCCCGGTGAAATCCTGGAATCAGTCGCCGACATCGATCGCGCCCGCTGCGAGCTTGGTTTTAAACCGGCCCATTCGTTGAAAAAGGGCCTTCAAATCACTTTGGAATGGTATCGCCGACAAAAGAGATAA